One window from the genome of Rhodanobacteraceae bacterium encodes:
- a CDS encoding BlaI/MecI/CopY family transcriptional regulator, giving the protein MLTRTWPVSRAELQKPTEAEIELLKVMWDRGPCTVRDVHESLQSKTRKTAYTTTLKLMQVMHGKGLVIRDESQRAHRFAAAVSREATERAFVGALISKLFDGSATRLVLQALGNDARANDSELAEIRELLKNIESERE; this is encoded by the coding sequence ATGTTGACGAGGACATGGCCCGTGAGCCGAGCTGAACTGCAGAAGCCGACCGAAGCCGAAATAGAGCTGCTAAAAGTCATGTGGGATCGCGGCCCGTGCACCGTGCGCGATGTCCACGAATCGCTGCAGAGCAAGACCCGCAAGACCGCCTACACGACCACCTTGAAGTTGATGCAGGTCATGCACGGCAAGGGCCTGGTGATCCGCGACGAGTCGCAACGGGCCCACCGTTTTGCGGCGGCGGTTTCGCGGGAAGCCACCGAGCGGGCCTTTGTCGGCGCCCTGATTTCCAAGCTGTTCGATGGCTCGGCCACACGGCTGGTGCTGCAGGCGCTGGGCAACGATGCCCGCGCCAATGACAGCGAACTGGCCGAGATCCGGGAGCTGTTGAAAAACATCGAAAGCGAGCGTGAGTGA